TTTCCCTCAGCTGGTAACACAGCAGGAAACAAGGCAGAAAATAAcatagtggtttttttttttttatctcctttcccCAAATTCCAGTGGTCCAAAAGATAGCATCAATCTAGAAAACACAGGAGCTACGGAATGTCCCTTGGAAGGAGTGGGAGGTGTTGGGGTCCATGGCgcgtgcgagtgtgtgtgtgtgggggggagtgggCGGAAAGCAGGTTGCCCGGACGGACGGACGCAGGGCTACAGCCTCACCACTTTGCAGGGAACAGCGAGGCTCCCTGGGATCTGTGCCTTCTGCCTCTGCTGCCGCCCTCCCCGCTGCACAGACAAAGCCGGGGagccccctcctccagctggAACCCTCGGAGTGGCTCACTGTGGTTACAGACGGTGACCTGACTCAGAACACACCCCTGGAAGACGGGGGCGTCTCTCGGCCCTCGGGATTAATTACTTCGAGTTCCCGGGCTGTTCAGCAGCCACACGGCTCAGACCAAAACAGTCCCGGCTGGGCAGGCGGCAGATTCTGTTCCTGACGCACAGTTTTTAATAAAAGCACGGAGTGTCACATTGTCCTCTCTGGTAGCACCACTTCCCAGCAGAAAAGTAATGAAGGTTTAAACAAAAGGGAAGTCTTATCCCCTCAGGGAAATTAACCGTTTCTGCAGAACCTAAGAGCTGTTCCAGACAGCCAGCGGGGGCTGGACGGACAGCCAGTGTACCACGGCCGCACCTCTGTGGACAGAGGGACAGACCATGGGCCGAATGCATTTACCACAGCAGTCCTGCCGGACAGGCACCACGGACCCCCCTTCGACAGGGACACCACCAAGGCCAAGTCAGAGTAACGACAGGCCGAGCTGGAAAGAGCCTAGGTAGGTTTGGCACCTATATTgggtgctttcttttttttaaacatcttccTCAACCTGGTTTTTACTCATTATCAGAAACCATGGACTAAAGCTTCCGGAAATGTGACGGGCCGGGATACCTAGCAAGGTAGTTCTGTTCAGGAAACGTGGCTGGCTCGGAGGGAGGGCCATTTGGTGGACTGCCtgtttctgccccctccccccagcccccgccccccacccccagactctgGGGCAGCTGGTGCCCTGGGGCACAACGACTCCAAACCACAGGCTCACACTTACAGTGGAATCAGGGAAATTTTTTTCCCAAGGGTAAGAAGCCAAATCCACCgggaacatatttttaaaatatgagtctGGTTTGTGACATGTTATACCTGGCAGGCCTCCCCTCGCTTGCTGACCCAACAGGACTGAACTGTCCCCTAACGTGGATTCTATAGAAAAATCTTCCATGAGCACGTGCTTGCTCAacctgccgggggcggggcggggcgggggggggggagttgtcCCTGAAGTGCCCCATCAGgaacgccccccccccgcccccgcagccccaCTCCACCCCAAACTCCGGAGGATTCTTGGACTTTTCctcagggtctgcctgctgtgaGGGCAATACCAGGTGGGTCTATTGTGTTGGAGACATCAAAACCCAGCCAAACCCTCCAGATCTGAGGTCCTAAGAGACACCTTAAAAACGTAGAAAGAGCTAGTGGCCCGGGGTTCCGGTTCTGGCTCGCGTGGGGTGACCTAGGGAAGTCATTCCCTTTCtctcggcctcagtttccccttccgTAAAGGGGGCGGGATCCAGGTGGGCACCAGGCGAGCACCAAGTAAGACGTCGCAGGCTCCCCGAGGCGTGACAAAGGAattgtctctgggccctctcgcCTCCCTCCGAGCACGCGATTCTCCCCGAGCGCCTTCTCCGCTTGGAGACGAACTCGCGCGGTGTCTTCGAGCCGCCAGCGCACAGAATTCCGCGGCCCGGCCAACACCCCATCCAGACCCCCCGACGACAACCCTCCTCCGGCCTGGCCCTGGAACTGGCCTCAGAGTCCCTGCGCCGTGCCCTGTATCCCTCCCGTGGaaccccgccctcccccagccccccagcggagcgggcggagggcggggcggggcggggcgcgcgggAGGCGGAGCCGAGCCAGGGAATCCTGCTCCAGGCGAGCGCCGGACCCCGCAGAGCCTCCGCGCCGTCCGAGGGCCCCCGCGCCGGGGGCGGCAGGGAACCCCAGAGCAGCCGAGCTGGGAAGGATCCCCGCGCCGAGCGAAACACTGCCGCCGCCTCCGCGCCGCCCCCGCGGGCTGGCAGGTGTCCGGCCACCCGCTCTCCGCTCGGCCGCCGGCTCCCGCGGTCCCGCCGTCAGCTCGCCCGCCCGTCTCCCGCGCGCCATGCAGCCGCCGCCGGCCCCGCGTCGCGCGTAAGGCGTCCGCCGCAGGCCATGCTGCCCCTGCTCGCCGCGCTGTTGGCCGCCGCCTGCCCGCTGCCGCCCGCCCGCGGCGGGGTCGCGGACGCGCCGGGCCTTATCGGGGCGCCCCCCAACGCCTCCGTCAACGCGTCGTCCGCGGGCGAGCCCGCCACCCCGCGGCTGCTGTCCTCCGCGGCTGCCGGGGCCCCCGAGCGCCCGGGCCCGGAGGAGGCGGCGACGCCGTGCAACATCAGCGTGCAGCGGCAGATGCTGAGCTCGCTGCTCGTGCGCTGGGGCCGCCCGCGGGGCTTCCAGTGCGACCTGCTGCTCTTCTCCACCAACGCGCACGGCCGCGCCTTCTTCGCCGCCGCCTTCCACCGCGTCGGGCCGCCGCTGCTCATCGAGCACCTGGGGCTGGCGGCCGGCGGCGCGCAGCAGGACCTGCGCCTCTGCGTGGGCTGCGGCTGGGTGCGCGGGCGTCCACCCGGCCGCCTCCGGCCCGCCGCCGCCGGGGCGCCCACCGCGCTGCCCGCTTACCCTGCGGCCGAGCCCGCGGGGCCGCTGTGGCTGCAGGGCGAGCCGCTGCACTTCTGCTGCCTGGACTTCAGCCTCGAGGAGCTGCAGGGGGAGCCGGGCTGGAGGCTGAACCGCAAGCCCATCGAGTCCACGCTGGTGGCCTGCTTCATGACCCTGGTCATCGTCGTGTGGAGCGTGGCCGCCCTCATCTGGCCGGTGCCCATCATCGCCGGCTTCCTGCCCAACGGCATGGAGCAGCGCCGAACCACAGCCAGCGCCGCCagcgccgcccccgccgccgtgCCCGCAGGgaccaccgccgccgccgccgctgctgccgccgccgccgctgccgccgccgccgtgACCTCGGGGGCCGCGACCAAGTGacccgccccgcgcccccctGCGTCCGCCCGGTGTCCGCGCTCTCGGAGGCCTTTCCCGCCGGAGCTCGGCCCGTGTGCTTCGTGCTGTAGTGACCGTTAGTTCTTCGGGGGAGGGGGTCGCCAGAAAGGTTCCGGCGAGTTTGCAAAGCAAGGTGTGTGCGGTGCTCTGGCTCCGAAAAGATGCCACCGGCCCTGGCACTTGCCGAGGGGTGGGGTCCGCCGCTGGGAAGACGGAGAGCAGGGACTTGGGCCCTTTCCCCTCGATTGcatcccctgccctcctccctcccgcacCCACGTGCCCTATATTCATGGCAGAAAATGACCAAATcctgtgtatttgttttatatatttaataactgttttaaatgaaagttttagtaaaaaaaaaatcaaattgctaTTGCTGTAGTAAGGGAAGTTCTTTGTACCCAAACAGTAtttgaagtttgtttgttttttaaaaaaattatttgaaagggGGCGGGCATGGGAATGATTTCACACTGACATATTGTTACTGCTGAAAATGAACTTGATGAACCTTTTCCAAGTCGATCTATCTAGTGACGTGGCCTGGTGGGCGTTTCTTCTTGtacttctgtgttttgttttggtttgtt
This DNA window, taken from Phyllostomus discolor isolate MPI-MPIP mPhyDis1 chromosome 7, mPhyDis1.pri.v3, whole genome shotgun sequence, encodes the following:
- the TMEM158 gene encoding transmembrane protein 158, which produces MLPLLAALLAAACPLPPARGGVADAPGLIGAPPNASVNASSAGEPATPRLLSSAAAGAPERPGPEEAATPCNISVQRQMLSSLLVRWGRPRGFQCDLLLFSTNAHGRAFFAAAFHRVGPPLLIEHLGLAAGGAQQDLRLCVGCGWVRGRPPGRLRPAAAGAPTALPAYPAAEPAGPLWLQGEPLHFCCLDFSLEELQGEPGWRLNRKPIESTLVACFMTLVIVVWSVAALIWPVPIIAGFLPNGMEQRRTTASAASAAPAAVPAGTTAAAAAAAAAAAAAAAVTSGAATK